A single window of Enterobacteriaceae bacterium ESL0689 DNA harbors:
- the sspB gene encoding ClpXP protease specificity-enhancing factor: protein MDAQLIPRRPYLLRAFYEWLMDNRLTPHLVVDVTQPNVQVPMEYASNGQIVLNIAPGAVANLKLMNELVCFDTRFGGIPRSVYVPMAAVLAIYARENGAGMMFEPEAAYDEALASFEDDSSPSEGESETVISVIEGDKPDDPDDTPPPRGGRPSLRVVK, encoded by the coding sequence ATGGATGCACAGTTAATACCGCGTCGTCCCTATTTACTCAGGGCGTTCTATGAATGGTTGATGGATAACCGGCTCACGCCACACCTGGTTGTGGATGTGACACAGCCCAATGTGCAGGTTCCGATGGAATATGCGAGCAATGGGCAAATTGTACTCAATATTGCGCCGGGTGCAGTGGCCAACCTGAAGCTGATGAATGAGCTGGTGTGTTTCGATACCCGTTTTGGCGGCATTCCGCGTAGTGTCTATGTTCCTATGGCCGCGGTGCTGGCGATTTATGCCCGTGAAAACGGTGCCGGGATGATGTTTGAGCCGGAAGCGGCCTATGATGAGGCGCTCGCTTCATTCGAGGATGATAGCTCACCGTCAGAGGGAGAAAGCGAAACCGTAATCTCGGTGATTGAAGGCGATAAGCCCGATGATCCTGATGATACACCGCCACCACGTGGTGGACGCCCCTCACTGCGTGTCGTGAAGTAA
- a CDS encoding FAD-dependent oxidoreductase, translating to MSQNVYQFIDLQRVDPPKKPLKSRKVEFTEIYESFSEGQAKAQADRCLSCGNPYCEWKCPVHNYIPGWLKLANEGRIFEAAELSHQTNTLPEICGRVCPQDRLCEGSCTLSDEFGAVTIGNIERYINDKAFEMGWRPNLAGVTATGKKVAIIGAGPAGLACADVLTRNGVKTVVFDRHPEIGGLLTFGIPAFKLEKNIMTRRREIFTSMGIEFRLNCEVGRDILPDALLKEYDALFLGVGTYQSMHGGLTNEDASGVFDALPFLIANTRQLMGFSETADQPYINMAGKQVVVLGGGDTAMDCVRTSIRQGASRVICAYRRDEENMPGSKREVKNARDEGAEFQFNVQPLAVEINASGHVCGIKMARTELGLPDAKGRRRAEIIAGSEHVIPADAIVMAFGFRPHNMAWLDEYHVDLDQQGHIIAPENSENPFQTSNRQIFAGGDIVRGSDLVVTAIAEGRKAAHGILNYLEI from the coding sequence ATGAGCCAGAACGTATATCAATTTATCGACTTACAGCGTGTTGATCCGCCCAAAAAACCGCTGAAGAGCAGAAAAGTAGAATTTACAGAAATTTATGAATCATTCTCAGAAGGCCAGGCCAAAGCCCAGGCCGATCGTTGTCTCTCCTGTGGCAACCCCTATTGTGAATGGAAATGCCCGGTTCATAACTACATCCCCGGCTGGCTGAAGCTGGCCAATGAAGGACGTATTTTTGAGGCTGCCGAGCTGTCACATCAGACCAATACATTGCCGGAAATTTGCGGACGTGTTTGTCCACAGGATCGGCTGTGTGAAGGTTCCTGCACGCTGAGCGACGAGTTTGGCGCTGTCACGATTGGCAATATTGAACGTTATATCAATGACAAAGCATTCGAAATGGGCTGGCGTCCCAACCTTGCTGGTGTGACAGCAACGGGTAAAAAAGTCGCTATTATCGGCGCAGGCCCGGCGGGGTTAGCCTGTGCTGATGTACTGACCCGTAATGGGGTTAAAACGGTTGTCTTCGATCGTCATCCGGAAATAGGCGGTTTGCTGACTTTCGGTATTCCGGCGTTCAAGCTGGAAAAAAATATCATGACTCGCCGCCGCGAGATTTTCACCAGCATGGGGATTGAGTTCAGACTCAATTGCGAAGTGGGTCGTGATATTTTGCCTGATGCGCTGCTAAAAGAGTACGACGCACTCTTTCTTGGCGTCGGAACCTATCAGTCTATGCACGGCGGACTGACTAATGAAGACGCCAGCGGTGTTTTTGATGCTTTACCGTTTTTAATCGCCAACACCCGACAACTGATGGGATTCAGTGAAACAGCCGATCAACCCTATATCAATATGGCAGGTAAGCAGGTGGTGGTGCTTGGTGGCGGGGATACGGCAATGGATTGCGTTCGTACCTCAATACGTCAGGGGGCATCGCGGGTTATTTGCGCCTATCGCCGTGATGAAGAAAACATGCCAGGTTCTAAACGGGAAGTCAAAAATGCCCGCGATGAAGGAGCCGAGTTTCAGTTTAATGTTCAGCCACTGGCGGTTGAAATCAATGCCAGCGGCCACGTATGCGGCATAAAAATGGCACGGACTGAACTGGGCTTACCTGATGCAAAAGGTCGTCGGCGTGCAGAAATCATTGCGGGTTCTGAACATGTGATCCCAGCCGATGCCATTGTCATGGCATTTGGCTTCCGGCCGCACAATATGGCGTGGCTGGACGAATACCATGTGGATCTGGATCAACAGGGACATATTATCGCACCAGAAAACAGCGAAAACCCCTTCCAGACCAGCAACCGGCAAATATTTGCTGGCGGTGATATCGTGCGTGGTTCCGATTTGGTCGTCACCGCGATTGCCGAAGGACGCAAAGCGGCTCACGGCATCCTGAACTACCTGGAAATATAA
- the gltB gene encoding glutamate synthase large subunit: MLYDKSLERDNCGFGLIAHIEGEPSHKVVRTAIHALSRMQHRGAILADGKTGDGCGLLLQKPDRFFHLIAQDHGWRLAKNYAVGMLFLNKDPELAATARRIIEEELQRETLSIVGWREVPINADVLGEIALSSQPQIEQIFINAPAGWRPRDMERRLFVARRRIEKRLLDDKDFYVCSLSNLVNVYKGLCMPADLPRFYLDLADLRLESAICLFHQRFSTNTVPRWPLAQPFRYLAHNGEINTITGNRQWARARTYKFQTPLIPDLHDAAPFINETGSDSSSMDNMLDLLLAGGMDIIRAMRLLVPPAWQNNPDMDPELRAFFDFNSMHMEPWDGPAGIVMSDGRFAACNLDRNGLRPARYVITKDKLITCASEIGIWDYQPDEVIEKGRVGPGELMVIDTRVGRILHSTETDDDLKSRHPYKEWMEKNVRRLIPLEDLPDEEIGHRQLDDDTLASYQKQFNYSTEELDSVLRVLGENGQEAVGSMGDDTPFAVLSSQPRIIYDYFRQQFAQVTNPPIDPLREAHVMSLATSIGREMNVFCEAEGQAHRLSFKSPVLLYSDFKQLTTIEEVYYRADRLDITFDASETTLAETVKALCDTAEEMVRNGTVLLVLSDRNISSDRLPVPAPMAVGAIQTRLVDKNLRCDANIIVETASARDPHHFAVLLGFGATAIYPYLAYETLAKLVDSKAINKDYRTVMLNYRNGINKGLYKIMSKMGISTISSYRCSKLFEAVGLHREVSDLCFQGVVSRIGGAGFEDFQQDLLNLSRRAWRVRHPLSQGGLLKYVYGGEYHAYNPDIVRTLQKAVQSGEYQDYQRYAQHVNERLPAMLRDLLVLNPGDEAIDIDQVESAQELFKRFDTAAMSIGALSPEAHESLAEAMNSLGGFSNSGEGGEDPARYGTKKVSRIKQVASGRFGVTPAFLVNADVIQIKVAQGAKPGEGGQLPGDKVTPYIAKLRYSVPGVTLISPPPHHDIYSIEDLAQLIFDLKQVNPAAMISVKLVSEPGVGTIATGVAKAYADLITISGYDGGTGASPLTSVKYAGCPWELGLVETQQALVANGLRHKVRLQVDGGLKTGLDIIKAAILGAESFGFGTGPMIALGCKYLRICHLNNCATGVATQDEKLRNEHYHGLPFKVSHYFEFLARETREIMAQLGVTRLVDLIGRTDLLKTLDGFTAKQQKLDLSPLLETVAPEPGQTLYCTESNPPFDKGELNAQLLQQAKPFVDRRQSKTFWFDIRNTDRSVGASLSGYIARTHGDQGLAADPVIVHFTGTAGQSFGVWNAGGVELHLIGDANDYVGKGMTGGLIAIRPPVGSSFCSHEASIIGNTCLYGATGGRLYAAGRAGERFAVRNSGAITVVEGIGDNGCEYMTGGIVCVLGKTGVNFGAGMTGGFAYVLNEDGDFRKRVNPELVEVLDIATLAIHEEHLRGLITEHVQLTGSSRGEEILANWPDFSTKFALIKPKSSDVKALLGHRSRSSAELRIQAQ, translated from the coding sequence ATGCTGTATGATAAATCTCTTGAGAGAGATAACTGTGGTTTCGGCCTGATCGCCCACATAGAAGGCGAACCCAGTCATAAAGTCGTTCGCACTGCAATACACGCGCTGTCTCGTATGCAACACCGTGGTGCGATCCTGGCAGATGGTAAAACCGGCGATGGTTGTGGCTTGCTGTTGCAGAAACCTGATCGTTTCTTCCATCTCATCGCGCAAGATCATGGCTGGCGCTTAGCCAAAAATTACGCTGTCGGGATGCTGTTTCTGAATAAAGATCCTGAACTGGCAGCCACCGCTCGCCGTATTATTGAAGAAGAATTGCAACGAGAAACCCTGTCTATCGTTGGCTGGCGTGAAGTCCCGATCAACGCCGATGTGCTGGGTGAAATCGCCCTCTCCTCACAGCCACAGATTGAGCAAATTTTTATTAACGCCCCGGCAGGCTGGCGACCACGTGATATGGAGCGCCGTTTATTTGTTGCTCGCCGCCGAATAGAAAAACGCCTGCTGGACGATAAAGATTTCTATGTATGCAGTCTGTCAAACCTGGTTAATGTCTATAAGGGCCTGTGTATGCCCGCCGACTTACCACGTTTTTATCTCGATCTGGCTGATCTGCGTCTGGAGTCTGCGATCTGCCTGTTTCACCAGCGTTTTTCTACTAATACCGTACCACGCTGGCCCCTGGCTCAGCCCTTCCGTTATCTGGCACATAACGGCGAAATTAACACCATCACCGGTAACCGACAGTGGGCACGCGCACGAACCTATAAATTCCAGACGCCGTTAATTCCGGATCTGCATGATGCCGCGCCATTTATCAATGAAACCGGTTCGGATTCCAGCTCAATGGATAACATGCTGGATCTTCTTCTGGCAGGCGGTATGGATATTATACGAGCCATGCGCTTGCTGGTTCCTCCTGCCTGGCAGAATAACCCTGATATGGACCCGGAACTACGTGCTTTCTTTGATTTTAACTCCATGCATATGGAGCCGTGGGATGGCCCGGCAGGGATCGTGATGTCCGATGGTCGCTTTGCTGCCTGTAATCTTGACCGTAATGGATTACGGCCAGCGCGTTATGTCATCACCAAAGATAAACTGATCACCTGTGCCTCTGAAATTGGTATCTGGGATTATCAGCCTGATGAAGTGATTGAGAAAGGTCGTGTCGGGCCAGGAGAACTGATGGTCATCGACACCCGTGTTGGCCGCATTTTGCACTCCACAGAAACCGATGACGACCTGAAAAGCCGCCATCCTTATAAAGAGTGGATGGAGAAGAATGTTCGTCGCCTGATACCACTCGAAGATCTGCCAGATGAAGAGATCGGTCATCGCCAGCTGGATGACGATACCCTCGCCAGTTACCAGAAACAATTTAACTACAGCACGGAAGAGCTGGATTCGGTACTGCGTGTGCTGGGCGAAAACGGTCAGGAAGCGGTAGGTTCCATGGGAGATGACACCCCTTTTGCGGTGCTCTCCAGTCAACCACGGATCATTTATGATTACTTCCGTCAGCAGTTTGCTCAGGTAACCAACCCGCCGATCGATCCGCTGCGTGAGGCCCATGTGATGTCACTGGCTACCAGTATCGGCCGGGAAATGAATGTGTTCTGTGAAGCAGAGGGCCAGGCGCATCGTCTGAGCTTCAAATCACCGGTTTTGCTGTATTCCGATTTCAAGCAATTGACCACTATCGAAGAGGTCTATTACCGTGCTGATCGCCTGGATATTACCTTTGACGCCAGCGAGACCACCCTCGCCGAAACCGTAAAAGCACTGTGTGATACGGCCGAAGAAATGGTGCGTAACGGCACGGTTCTGCTGGTGCTGTCTGATCGTAACATCTCCAGCGATCGGCTGCCGGTTCCGGCTCCGATGGCGGTCGGCGCTATTCAGACGCGGCTGGTCGATAAAAACCTGCGTTGTGACGCCAATATCATTGTCGAAACCGCCAGTGCCCGCGATCCACACCACTTCGCCGTGTTATTGGGTTTTGGTGCGACAGCCATCTACCCTTACCTGGCTTATGAGACACTGGCGAAACTGGTCGATAGCAAGGCGATTAATAAAGATTATCGTACCGTGATGCTGAATTACCGCAACGGTATCAACAAAGGTCTGTATAAGATCATGTCCAAAATGGGCATATCGACGATTTCCTCCTATCGTTGCTCTAAGCTGTTCGAAGCGGTCGGTTTGCATCGTGAAGTTTCCGATTTGTGCTTTCAGGGCGTCGTCAGCCGTATTGGCGGCGCTGGATTTGAGGATTTTCAGCAGGATCTGCTTAATCTCTCCCGACGCGCCTGGCGGGTACGCCACCCTTTGTCGCAGGGAGGGTTATTAAAATATGTGTACGGTGGTGAGTATCACGCCTACAACCCGGATATTGTACGTACTCTGCAAAAAGCCGTGCAAAGCGGTGAGTACCAGGACTATCAGCGCTACGCGCAACACGTTAATGAGCGCTTACCCGCCATGTTACGCGATTTACTGGTGCTGAACCCCGGCGATGAGGCGATCGATATCGACCAGGTGGAGTCAGCGCAGGAATTATTCAAACGTTTTGATACCGCCGCGATGTCGATTGGTGCATTAAGTCCGGAAGCACATGAATCACTGGCCGAGGCTATGAATAGTCTCGGGGGATTTTCTAACTCCGGTGAGGGCGGTGAAGATCCGGCGCGCTATGGCACCAAAAAAGTATCGCGGATAAAACAGGTTGCTTCGGGTCGATTCGGTGTCACGCCCGCTTTCCTGGTGAACGCCGATGTTATTCAAATCAAAGTCGCGCAGGGTGCCAAGCCGGGCGAAGGTGGGCAATTACCGGGCGATAAAGTGACGCCTTATATCGCTAAACTCCGCTATTCCGTGCCTGGAGTGACCTTGATTTCCCCGCCACCGCACCACGATATTTACTCTATCGAGGATCTGGCACAACTTATTTTTGATCTCAAGCAGGTCAACCCAGCCGCCATGATCTCTGTCAAGCTGGTTTCCGAACCCGGAGTCGGGACAATCGCGACCGGTGTCGCCAAAGCGTATGCTGATCTTATCACTATCTCTGGCTATGACGGTGGCACTGGTGCCAGCCCGCTGACCTCAGTGAAGTACGCAGGATGTCCGTGGGAGCTGGGACTTGTTGAAACACAACAAGCACTGGTCGCCAATGGGCTGCGGCATAAAGTACGCCTGCAAGTGGATGGTGGCCTGAAAACCGGTCTTGATATCATTAAAGCGGCGATCCTGGGGGCAGAAAGTTTTGGCTTTGGCACTGGCCCGATGATTGCGCTCGGTTGCAAGTATCTGCGAATTTGTCATCTCAATAACTGCGCTACCGGTGTCGCAACCCAGGATGAAAAGCTGCGCAATGAGCACTATCACGGTTTGCCATTTAAAGTCAGCCATTACTTTGAATTTCTCGCCCGCGAAACTCGTGAAATCATGGCGCAACTGGGAGTGACACGTCTGGTGGATCTGATTGGTCGCACTGACTTGCTCAAAACACTGGACGGTTTCACCGCGAAACAGCAAAAGCTGGATCTCAGCCCACTGCTGGAAACGGTGGCGCCTGAACCCGGCCAGACCTTGTACTGTACAGAAAGCAATCCGCCGTTTGATAAAGGCGAACTGAATGCACAACTTTTGCAGCAAGCGAAACCCTTCGTTGATCGCCGACAGAGCAAAACATTCTGGTTCGATATCCGCAATACTGACCGTTCAGTAGGGGCATCACTTTCTGGCTATATCGCCCGCACCCACGGTGATCAGGGGCTGGCGGCAGATCCTGTTATCGTGCATTTTACCGGTACTGCCGGGCAAAGCTTCGGGGTGTGGAATGCTGGCGGTGTAGAATTACATCTGATCGGCGACGCCAATGACTACGTCGGTAAAGGCATGACGGGTGGCCTGATCGCCATTCGTCCGCCGGTGGGTTCCTCCTTCTGCAGCCATGAGGCCAGCATTATTGGTAACACCTGCCTGTATGGCGCAACGGGTGGCCGCTTATATGCCGCCGGTCGGGCAGGTGAACGTTTTGCCGTACGTAATTCCGGTGCCATCACGGTGGTAGAAGGCATTGGTGATAACGGCTGTGAATATATGACAGGAGGCATTGTCTGTGTTCTCGGTAAAACCGGTGTTAATTTTGGTGCCGGAATGACGGGTGGATTTGCCTATGTGCTGAATGAAGATGGTGATTTCCGCAAACGGGTCAATCCTGAATTAGTCGAGGTTCTGGATATTGCCACGCTCGCGATCCATGAAGAGCATCTGCGGGGGCTGATCACAGAACACGTACAGCTTACGGGTTCGTCCCGTGGTGAAGAGATCCTCGCTAACTGGCCGGATTTTTCCACAAAATTCGCCCTGATCAAACCCAAATCCAGCGATGTCAAAGCGCTATTAGGTCATCGTAGTCGTAGCTCTGCAGAGCTGCGTATACAGGCGCAGTAA
- the rpsI gene encoding 30S ribosomal protein S9 yields the protein MAENQYYGTGRRKSSTARVFIKPGNGKIVINQRSLEQYFGRETARMVVRQPLELIEMVEKLDLYITVKGGGISGQAGAIRHGITRALMAYDESLRSELRKAGFVTRDARQVERKKVGLRKARRRPQFSKR from the coding sequence ATGGCTGAAAATCAATACTACGGCACTGGTCGCCGCAAAAGTTCTACCGCTCGTGTGTTTATTAAACCGGGCAATGGTAAAATCGTTATTAACCAGCGTTCGCTGGAGCAGTACTTTGGTCGTGAAACGGCGCGTATGGTCGTTCGTCAGCCACTGGAACTGATCGAAATGGTCGAAAAGCTGGATTTGTACATCACGGTAAAAGGTGGTGGTATCTCTGGTCAGGCAGGGGCGATTCGTCACGGAATTACTCGCGCTTTGATGGCATATGATGAGTCTCTGCGTAGCGAACTGCGCAAAGCGGGCTTTGTTACTCGTGATGCTCGTCAGGTTGAACGTAAGAAAGTCGGTCTGCGTAAAGCTCGCCGTCGTCCACAGTTCTCCAAACGTTAA
- the sspA gene encoding stringent starvation protein SspA has protein sequence MAVAANKRSVMTLFSGPVDIYSHQVRIVLAEKGVSFEIEHVEKGNLPQDLIDLNPNQSVPTLVDRELTLWESRIIMEYLDERFPHPPLMPVYPVARGESRLYMQRIEKDWYSLMSVIENGTSAQADAARKQLREELQAIAPIFTQKPYFLSDEFSLVDCYLAPLLWRLPVLGIEITGAGVKELKGYMTRVFEREAFLASLTEAEREMRLGRG, from the coding sequence ATGGCTGTCGCTGCCAACAAACGTTCGGTAATGACGCTATTTTCTGGTCCGGTTGATATCTATAGTCATCAGGTTCGTATCGTGCTGGCAGAAAAAGGTGTTAGTTTTGAGATAGAACATGTGGAGAAGGGAAACCTGCCGCAGGATCTGATTGACCTCAATCCGAATCAAAGCGTGCCAACTCTGGTGGATCGCGAGCTCACGTTATGGGAGTCCCGTATCATCATGGAGTATCTGGATGAGCGTTTCCCGCATCCCCCTCTGATGCCTGTTTATCCTGTGGCACGCGGAGAAAGCCGACTGTATATGCAGCGTATCGAAAAAGACTGGTATTCGCTGATGAGTGTCATTGAGAATGGAACCTCCGCACAGGCCGATGCGGCACGTAAACAGTTACGTGAAGAGCTGCAGGCGATTGCGCCTATTTTTACCCAGAAACCCTATTTCCTGAGTGATGAATTTAGTCTGGTTGATTGCTATCTTGCACCATTACTGTGGCGTTTGCCGGTTCTCGGCATTGAAATAACGGGCGCTGGCGTGAAAGAGCTGAAAGGTTATATGACTCGCGTATTTGAACGTGAGGCTTTCCTTGCTTCTTTAACTGAAGCCGAGCGAGAAATGCGTCTTGGCAGGGGTTAA
- the rplM gene encoding 50S ribosomal protein L13 — MKTFTAKPETVKRDWYVVDATGKTLGRLATELARRLRGKHKAEYTPHVDTGDYIIVLNAEKIAVTGNKREDKMYYHHTGHIGGIKEATFAEMIARRPERVIEIAVKGMLPKGPLGRAMYRKLKVYAGNEHNHAAQQPQVLDI; from the coding sequence ATGAAAACTTTTACAGCTAAACCAGAAACCGTAAAACGCGACTGGTATGTTGTTGACGCGACTGGTAAAACACTAGGGCGTCTTGCCACTGAACTGGCTCGTCGTCTGCGTGGCAAACATAAAGCAGAATATACGCCGCATGTTGATACCGGCGATTATATTATTGTATTAAATGCGGAAAAGATCGCGGTTACCGGCAACAAGCGTGAAGATAAGATGTATTATCACCACACTGGCCATATCGGTGGTATCAAAGAAGCGACTTTTGCAGAGATGATTGCCCGCCGTCCTGAGCGTGTGATTGAAATCGCGGTTAAAGGCATGTTGCCAAAAGGGCCCCTGGGTCGTGCTATGTATCGTAAACTGAAAGTTTACGCAGGTAATGAGCACAACCATGCGGCACAGCAACCGCAAGTTCTTGACATCTAA